In Elusimicrobium sp., the genomic stretch TTAAAAGTGCTTGCAACCCTTTTAATTCCTGTGCCAGGCGCGCGGGTAATACCGCAAGGCCCATTACTTCAATGAGGCCGATATTTTCTTTTTTAATATGGTGTACTTCCGCGTGGGGGTGGAAAATACCCATGGGAAATTCCTGCGTAGTGCGGTTGTTGCGCAGGACTAAATCTAACTCAAAAGTTTTTCCGCGTCGGCGGGCAATCGGCGTAACGGTGTTGTGGGGGGTGTTTTGGGTTTTAGCCAAAATATCCGCTTTCGGGTCGCTGTAGGTACGCCATTTTTTAAGGATATATTCGCCGGCATCTATCAAATCTTTTTTGCTTCCGTTTAAGCGAATTACGCTCATTGGCCATTTGACGATACCTGCCTTTACCCGCGGGAATTTAGGCAGTTTGAAGGAAATTTCCACCGGGGCTTTAGCCATGGCAAAGGTGTAGCGTCCGCCCTGGAAATGGTCGTGCGTTAAGATAGAGCCGCCCACAATCGGTAAGTCCGCATTGGAGCCCACAAAATAGTGCGGCAGCAAGTCCACAAAGTTTAAGAGTCTTTCAAAACTTTTGCGCGTTAACTTCATCGGTTCGTGCTTGCCGGAAAGCAAAATGCAGTGTTCGTTGTAATACACATACGGAGAGTATTGTAAGTACCACGGTTGGCCGTCTTTTAATAAATCAAGCGGTACTAAACGCAGGTTCTGGCGCGCCGGGTGATTGATGCGCCCCGCGTAACCTTCGTTTTCTTTGCAAAGAAGGCAAGACGGATAGGCGGAGGCTTTCATTTTTAGGGCGGCGGCGATATCCTTGGGGTCTTTTTCCGGTTTGGACATATTGATAGTGATATCCAAGTTCCCGTAAGGCGTACGGGACTTCCAGGCTAAATTTTTGGCTACGCGTTCGGTGCGGATATAATCCAGTGCGCGGGCATCGTGATAAAATTTGTCCGTGGCGGCTTTGGGTGATTTTTTGTGTAAGCGGTAAAATTCTTCCGTTACATAGGAAGGCTGCCCTGCAAACACACCCATCAGGCGCGTATCAAACAAATCACGCATGGTTACCGTATCGGGCGAAATAAGGCCTTGCTTGGCGGCATAGTCGCAGATTTGTTTGAGGATTTCGCACGGGTATTGGGGTGTTTTTCCCTTAAAGCCGGAGGGGGTATAGTCATCTAAATGCAAAAGGGCAAGCAGTTGGTTGACGGCCCAAGCGCGGTCGCGCGGGGCGAGGAGTTTTTCGTTAATGGCGTAAGCAACCAGTTGGTCAATCAGTAAGTTAATGTTCATAGGGCCTCTTAATACTTGCGGTTTTGTTCCCATTTCCACGCCGTTTCAATGATGCGGGTGAGGTTGTATTCGGGTTTCCAACCCAGTACCGTTTGGGCTTTTGTGCTGTCTGCCACCAACACGGCGGGGTCTCCTGCGCGGCGGGGGGCTACTTCCACTTTGAAATCAATACCCGTAATGTGTTTGGCTTCTTTTACCAGTTCCGCAACGCTGTATCCGTTGCCGCTACCGAGGTTGAAGCGTTCGCTGGTGTTATCCTTAAACATTTTTTCCAGGGCCAAAATATGGGCGCGGGCCAAATCGTTTACATGCACATAATCACGCACACAGGTGCCGTCCGGGGTGGGGTAATCGTCCCCGAACATTTTAATGCTGGGGCGTTTGCCGGCAGCGGCTTGCAACACAATGGGAATCAGGTGCGATTCGGGGTCGTGCGATTCGCCGATTTCTCCGCTGTCGTCGGCACCGCTGGCATTAAAGTAACGCAGTGCGGTAGATTTTAGGCCGTAGGCTTCGTCAAAATCTGCGAGCATTTTTTCTACCATCAGTTTGGTGTTCCCATAGGGGTTGATGGGAAGTTGCGGGTGGGTTTCATCTATCTTTTCTTTAACCGGTTCCCCGAAAGTAGCCGCCGTGGAAGAAAATACAAAATACTTCACATTGTTTTCCACCATGGAATCGAGCAAATTGAGCACCTTGGAAACATTGTTATGATAGTATTTGGAGGGTTCCTTCACGCTTTCGCCTACTTCAATAAAGGCCGCAAAGTGCATCACGGCATCAATATGATGTTTTTGGAACACTTCCGCCAGGCGTGCTTTGTCGCCTAAATCTCCTTCTTCAAAAGGATAGGCGGATACGGCCTCGCGATGGCCTTTGGAAAGGTTGTCAAATACAACAGGGTTGTACCCTTTTGCGGCTAACATTTTTACGGTGTGGGAACCGATGTATCCCGCGCCGCCGATAACTAAAATATTTTTCATGGTTTCCTCTTTTTTAAGTTTGCCCGAAACAGGCGGTTTTGTCAGTTAAAATTTAATACATTTTTTCCATTTTGCGGGCCGGGCCGCCGATGGAAGCAATGTAAAAATCTGCCTTTAAGCCGGTTTTATCCAGGTAGGTTTGCCCGACACGGTCGATAAAGTTTTTTACATGAGGGTCTTTTACAAGCGCAATGGCACAACCGCCGAAGCCGGCCCCCGTCATGCGCGCCCCGAGTACGCCTTGCTGTGCCCAAGCGGCTTCCACCAAGGCATCAAGTTCCTTACCCGTTACTTCGTAATCTTCCTGCAGAGACTTATGCGAGGCGTTCATCAGTTTGCCGAAAGTTTCCACATCGCCTTCTTTAAGTTTTTGCACGGCTTGCAGTGTCCGTTCGTTTTCGTACACAGCGTGTTTGGCGCGTTTTTGTTCTACGGGGTTTTCGATTAAATGTTTGTTGGCTTCAAATTCGGCGGAAGAAAGTTCTCCCAATGATTTGATGTTTAATCGGGTTTGCAGGGCTTGCAAGGCGCGTTCGCACTCGCCGCGTCTTTCGTTGTATTTGGAATCGGCAAGTTCTCGGCGTTTGTTGGTGTTCATGATAACGATGGATAAGCCTTTTAAGTCCAAAGGGGCATATTCGTAATCAAGCGTGTTGCAATCCAGCAAAATGGCATGGCCTTCTTTGCCCATGCCGATAGCAAATTGATCCATAATACCGCAATTCATGCCTACAAATTTATTTTCGGCTTCTTGGCAGAACTTTACCAGTTCCACCTGCGGAATACAAAGAGAGAAAACTTCGTTCATAGCTACGGCGGTGGCCAGTTCTATGGACGCGGAAGAAGACAGCCCCGCCCCGTTGGGGATATCGCCCCAAAACATAAGTTCAAAGCCTTGGTTAATGTTGTAGCCGTGGTTTTGCAGGGTTTTGATGACGCCTAAAGGGTAATTGGCCCAATCCTGTTCTTTGGAATAGGAAATATTGTCCAAATCGGTTTCAATGATTCCTTTTTCGGGAAAATTTAAGGAGTGTAGGTGAATTTTTTTGTCATCGCGTTTGCAGAAAACACAATGCGTACCGAACGAAAGCGCACATGGAAATACATGACCGCCGTTGTAGTCGGTATGTTCACCGATTAAGTTTACGCGTCCGGGCGCGAAAAAGTATAATTTTTCCTTTTTGAAAACTTCGTTAAATTTACTTCTTAAAGATAATTGATTCATGTGTTTTCTCCTAAATTACAGAATCTTCATGCTAAATTTCCAGGTATAACTTCCTTTCGGCCCTACGACGGCTACC encodes the following:
- the galT gene encoding UDP-glucose--hexose-1-phosphate uridylyltransferase, translating into MNINLLIDQLVAYAINEKLLAPRDRAWAVNQLLALLHLDDYTPSGFKGKTPQYPCEILKQICDYAAKQGLISPDTVTMRDLFDTRLMGVFAGQPSYVTEEFYRLHKKSPKAATDKFYHDARALDYIRTERVAKNLAWKSRTPYGNLDITINMSKPEKDPKDIAAALKMKASAYPSCLLCKENEGYAGRINHPARQNLRLVPLDLLKDGQPWYLQYSPYVYYNEHCILLSGKHEPMKLTRKSFERLLNFVDLLPHYFVGSNADLPIVGGSILTHDHFQGGRYTFAMAKAPVEISFKLPKFPRVKAGIVKWPMSVIRLNGSKKDLIDAGEYILKKWRTYSDPKADILAKTQNTPHNTVTPIARRRGKTFELDLVLRNNRTTQEFPMGIFHPHAEVHHIKKENIGLIEVMGLAVLPARLAQELKGLQALLIKKDITAIRKDETLNKHADWAEKLLAKHSFTADNAAAILQAEVGKVFAQVLEYAGVYKRTPEGVEAFKRFIKKL
- the galE gene encoding UDP-glucose 4-epimerase GalE — its product is MKNILVIGGAGYIGSHTVKMLAAKGYNPVVFDNLSKGHREAVSAYPFEEGDLGDKARLAEVFQKHHIDAVMHFAAFIEVGESVKEPSKYYHNNVSKVLNLLDSMVENNVKYFVFSSTAATFGEPVKEKIDETHPQLPINPYGNTKLMVEKMLADFDEAYGLKSTALRYFNASGADDSGEIGESHDPESHLIPIVLQAAAGKRPSIKMFGDDYPTPDGTCVRDYVHVNDLARAHILALEKMFKDNTSERFNLGSGNGYSVAELVKEAKHITGIDFKVEVAPRRAGDPAVLVADSTKAQTVLGWKPEYNLTRIIETAWKWEQNRKY
- a CDS encoding galactokinase; protein product: MNQLSLRSKFNEVFKKEKLYFFAPGRVNLIGEHTDYNGGHVFPCALSFGTHCVFCKRDDKKIHLHSLNFPEKGIIETDLDNISYSKEQDWANYPLGVIKTLQNHGYNINQGFELMFWGDIPNGAGLSSSASIELATAVAMNEVFSLCIPQVELVKFCQEAENKFVGMNCGIMDQFAIGMGKEGHAILLDCNTLDYEYAPLDLKGLSIVIMNTNKRRELADSKYNERRGECERALQALQTRLNIKSLGELSSAEFEANKHLIENPVEQKRAKHAVYENERTLQAVQKLKEGDVETFGKLMNASHKSLQEDYEVTGKELDALVEAAWAQQGVLGARMTGAGFGGCAIALVKDPHVKNFIDRVGQTYLDKTGLKADFYIASIGGPARKMEKMY